The following coding sequences lie in one Chanos chanos chromosome 4, fChaCha1.1, whole genome shotgun sequence genomic window:
- the micu1 gene encoding calcium uptake protein 1, mitochondrial isoform X2 codes for MFRLRTLTAATLGVVQLSRRYHGKAFQAPNHRRLMLAALVGVAGASASTGLLWTRAYTEAGSSVKHEEQEDEETLKDVEAKSDSDSMVESSGGEEEEDAGSEGKKKKPRIGFRDRKVMEYENRIRAYSTPDKIFRYFATLKIISEHGDTEVYMTPQDFVRSITPNEKQPENLGLDQFVVKRYDGKDFWQQTEKISQEREKFADEDSIFYTLGECGLISFSDYIFLTTVLSTPQRNFEIAFKMFDLNGDGEVDLEEFEQVQSIIRSQTSMGMRHRDRSTTGNTLKTAGCSSALTTYFFGADLKGKLTISSFLEFQRKLQHDVLKLEFERNDPTDGRITERQFGGMLLAYSGVQSRKLKQMQKGLKKMFKDAQGITFEEVENFFTFLKNVNDVDTALSFYHMAGASIDKATMKQVARTVAKVELSDHVCDVVFALFDCDGNGELSNKEFIAIMKQRLMRGLEKPKDMGFTRLVRAMWKCAQDTAWDFAMPKQQ; via the exons ATGTTCCGCTTGCGGACGTTGACGGCGGCCACATTGGGCGTGGTGCAGTTGTCACGGCGATACCATGGAAAAGCTTTTCAGGCTCCTAACCACCGAAGGCTTATGCTAGCGGCTCTGGTGGGTGTGGCAGGTGCATCTGCCAGCACGGGACTGCTGTGGACAAG GGCCTACACAGAGGCTGGCTCATCGGTGAAACATGAGGAACAGGAAGATGAGGAGACCCTGAAAGACGTAGAGGCCAAGTCTGATTCGGACAGCATGGTGGAGTCCAGCggaggtgaggaagaggaggacgcgGGGTcagaggggaagaagaagaagccgAGGATAGGGTTCCGTGACCGTAAG GTGATGGAGTATGAAAACAGAATCAGAGCCTACTCCACCCCGGACAAGATCTTCCGCTACTTTGCCACTCTGAAGATCATTAGTGAGCATGGAGATACAGAGGTCTACATGACTCCACAGGACTTTGTGCGCTCTATTACACCAAACGAGAAGCAGCCAGAga ACCTGGGTCTGGACCAGTTTGTTGTGAAGCGCTATGATGGAAAG GACTTCTGGCAG CAGACGGAG AAAATTTCCCAGGAGCGAGAGAAGTTTGCAGACGAGGATAGCATCTTCTACACGCTTGGAGAATGTGGACTCATCTCCTTCTCAGACTACATTTTCCTCACCACAGTCCTGtcta CCCCTCAGAGAAACTTTGAGATTGCCTTCAAGATGTTTGACTTGAATGGAGATGGTGAAGTAGACCTAGAAGAGTTTGAACAG GTCCAGAGTATTATTCGTTCTCAGACCAGTATGGGCATGCGCCATCGAGACCGTTCCACCACGGGTAACACTCTGAAGACTGCTGGATGCAGCTCCGCCCTCACCACCTACTTCTTTGGTGCGGACCTGAAGGGCAAGCTCACCATCAGCAGCTTCCTGGAGTTCCAGAGGAAACTCCAGCATGATGTCCTGAAGCTGGAG TTTGAGCGGAATGACCCCACGGATGGCaggatcacagagagacagtttgggGGAATGCTGCTGGCCTACAGTGGAGTGCAGTCACGTAAACTCAAACAGATGCAGAAGGGTTTGAAGAAGATGTTTAAGGATGCGCAG GGCATCACATTTGAAGAGGTGGAAAACTTTTTCACTTTCCTGAAGAACGTAAATGATGTTGACACTGCCCTAAGCTTCTACCACATGGCAGGTGCCTCTATCGATaaag CCACAATGAAGCAGGTGGCACGGACAGTGGCCAAAGTGGAGCTGTCTGaccatgtgtgtgatgtggtgtttgctctgtttgactgtgaCG GCAACGGAGAGCTGAGCAACAAGGAGTTCATAGCCATAATGAAACAAAGGCTTATGAGAGGCCTGGAGAAACCCAAGGACATGGGCTTTACCCGCCTGGTCCGAGCCATGTGGAAGTGTGCCCAGGACACCGCCTGGGACTTTGCCATGCCTAAACAGcagtaa
- the micu1 gene encoding calcium uptake protein 1, mitochondrial isoform X1, with translation MFRLRTLTAATLGVVQLSRRYHGKAFQAPNHRRLMLAALVGVAGASASTGLLWTRAYTEAGSSVKHEEQEDEETLKDVEAKSDSDSMVESSGGEEEEDAGSEGKKKKPRIGFRDRKVMEYENRIRAYSTPDKIFRYFATLKIISEHGDTEVYMTPQDFVRSITPNEKQPENLGLDQFVVKRYDGKKISQEREKFADEDSIFYTLGECGLISFSDYIFLTTVLSTPQRNFEIAFKMFDLNGDGEVDLEEFEQVQSIIRSQTSMGMRHRDRSTTGNTLKTAGCSSALTTYFFGADLKGKLTISSFLEFQRKLQHDVLKLEFERNDPTDGRITERQFGGMLLAYSGVQSRKLKQMQKGLKKMFKDAQGITFEEVENFFTFLKNVNDVDTALSFYHMAGASIDKATMKQVARTVAKVELSDHVCDVVFALFDCDGNGELSNKEFIAIMKQRLMRGLEKPKDMGFTRLVRAMWKCAQDTAWDFAMPKQQ, from the exons ATGTTCCGCTTGCGGACGTTGACGGCGGCCACATTGGGCGTGGTGCAGTTGTCACGGCGATACCATGGAAAAGCTTTTCAGGCTCCTAACCACCGAAGGCTTATGCTAGCGGCTCTGGTGGGTGTGGCAGGTGCATCTGCCAGCACGGGACTGCTGTGGACAAG GGCCTACACAGAGGCTGGCTCATCGGTGAAACATGAGGAACAGGAAGATGAGGAGACCCTGAAAGACGTAGAGGCCAAGTCTGATTCGGACAGCATGGTGGAGTCCAGCggaggtgaggaagaggaggacgcgGGGTcagaggggaagaagaagaagccgAGGATAGGGTTCCGTGACCGTAAG GTGATGGAGTATGAAAACAGAATCAGAGCCTACTCCACCCCGGACAAGATCTTCCGCTACTTTGCCACTCTGAAGATCATTAGTGAGCATGGAGATACAGAGGTCTACATGACTCCACAGGACTTTGTGCGCTCTATTACACCAAACGAGAAGCAGCCAGAga ACCTGGGTCTGGACCAGTTTGTTGTGAAGCGCTATGATGGAAAG AAAATTTCCCAGGAGCGAGAGAAGTTTGCAGACGAGGATAGCATCTTCTACACGCTTGGAGAATGTGGACTCATCTCCTTCTCAGACTACATTTTCCTCACCACAGTCCTGtcta CCCCTCAGAGAAACTTTGAGATTGCCTTCAAGATGTTTGACTTGAATGGAGATGGTGAAGTAGACCTAGAAGAGTTTGAACAG GTCCAGAGTATTATTCGTTCTCAGACCAGTATGGGCATGCGCCATCGAGACCGTTCCACCACGGGTAACACTCTGAAGACTGCTGGATGCAGCTCCGCCCTCACCACCTACTTCTTTGGTGCGGACCTGAAGGGCAAGCTCACCATCAGCAGCTTCCTGGAGTTCCAGAGGAAACTCCAGCATGATGTCCTGAAGCTGGAG TTTGAGCGGAATGACCCCACGGATGGCaggatcacagagagacagtttgggGGAATGCTGCTGGCCTACAGTGGAGTGCAGTCACGTAAACTCAAACAGATGCAGAAGGGTTTGAAGAAGATGTTTAAGGATGCGCAG GGCATCACATTTGAAGAGGTGGAAAACTTTTTCACTTTCCTGAAGAACGTAAATGATGTTGACACTGCCCTAAGCTTCTACCACATGGCAGGTGCCTCTATCGATaaag CCACAATGAAGCAGGTGGCACGGACAGTGGCCAAAGTGGAGCTGTCTGaccatgtgtgtgatgtggtgtttgctctgtttgactgtgaCG GCAACGGAGAGCTGAGCAACAAGGAGTTCATAGCCATAATGAAACAAAGGCTTATGAGAGGCCTGGAGAAACCCAAGGACATGGGCTTTACCCGCCTGGTCCGAGCCATGTGGAAGTGTGCCCAGGACACCGCCTGGGACTTTGCCATGCCTAAACAGcagtaa